DNA sequence from the Tachysurus fulvidraco isolate hzauxx_2018 chromosome 1, HZAU_PFXX_2.0, whole genome shotgun sequence genome:
TTATCTCCTCTGAGAAAGGTCAGTATAAAGGtcagggggaagtcgtggcctaacggttagagagtttgactcctatcccgtaaggttgtgggttcgagtctcgggccggcgataccacgactgaggtgcccttgagggAGGCatcgaacccccccaactgcttcccgggcaccgcagcataaatggctccgggtgtgtgtgtgtgtgtgtgtgtgtgtgtgtgtgtgtgtgtgtgttcactgctgtgtgtgtgtgcactttggatggacgaattctgagtacgggtcaccgtacttagccgtacgtcactgtcactttatTTCCTGGTGTCATCTGGATGATCGCTGCGTTCCTGATCAACTCCTCTCAGTCTGCTTGAGGATTTAAGCTTGTTTGAGAAAATGTGAGACTTTTCACGACCGAAGTCGTTATGCACCGTAATGAAGCCTGTTCAATTAAATGAACTAGAGTAGGAAACTTTTTACAAAGCTCCCTTTTATCGtcaaagaaaaaggaaaaaaaaaaaaaacacgagtcATTAAATAGCTGCGTCGATTCTGAACATTAGAACCTGCtttttaataaaactgtcatTATATTTAAGTTGAACCTTATTTATTTGAGAACTAACGTTAATAAGAGTGACTTTACATCACCGTGACTAAATGAGAAAATCAAAGACGTCCAGGAACCGACTCTAAACTAAACTGAAGTGAGTCGACGGAGTCAGCTTGCTATGAATAAAGACTTAGTTGTCGTGATGTTGTAGCAGGTTTCGGTCAGAAACACCGGGTAATAATTAATTCCTAGGAATCTAGAatggggtgtacaaacttttgcgtCATTATTCGAATGCTCGACGCAAACCTTGAATCTTCTAACCTGTAATGTTTCAGATAAAATGGGCGAGTTGGACTTCTCTACCTTCCTGACCATCATGCACAGACAGATGCAGCAGGAAGACCCCAAGACGGAGATCCTGGAGGCCATGCGCATGACGGACAAGCAGAAGAAGGGCTACATCATGGCGTCGGAGCTCCGCGCCAAACTCACAGGCCTGGGAGAGAAACTCACCGATAAAGAAGGTACGGATAAAGACGAGTCAGTCGTACCGGGGCTCTGTGTTACGGGAAGGACGTGTTTCTGTGGAGGAAACGTGTTCAGAGAGTCTCGTAAAGTCAGCAGATAGAAGAGCAGACCGGTCGAAATCATTTACgtcttttgtgtgttgtattttcaGTCGACCAGCTGTTTAAGGAGGCGAACGTCGGCCCTGACGGCCGGATTCACTACGAGGAGTTTACCAGGATGGTCACTCTGCCTCAGGCCGACTACTGAAGCGCCGAACAGGAAGTGCCTGGAGTTATCAGTGCGTGTTTGTTCTGCGTCAGTCAGTAAACGTGCTGTAATTGACTTTTCTAATAAATCgacagtaatttaaaaaaaaaatatatatatatattggtaaTATTtggtattaattaaaaaaaatccagacttTGTCTTTCAAGTTTcttctgaattcattcattcattccctaccgcttatccgaacttctcgggtcacagggagcctgtgcct
Encoded proteins:
- the calml4a gene encoding calmodulin-like protein 4a isoform X2; the encoded protein is MGELDFSTFLTIMHRQMQQEDPKTEILEAMRMTDKQKKGYIMASELRAKLTGLGEKLTDKEVDQLFKEANVGPDGRIHYEEFTRMVTLPQADY
- the calml4a gene encoding calmodulin-like protein 4a isoform X1 — protein: MAKFLSQTQINEFKECFSLYDKKRKGKIEAKDLITVMRSLGTSPTFGEVDRHLQVHKIDKMGELDFSTFLTIMHRQMQQEDPKTEILEAMRMTDKQKKGYIMASELRAKLTGLGEKLTDKEVDQLFKEANVGPDGRIHYEEFTRMVTLPQADY